DNA sequence from the Gopherus evgoodei ecotype Sinaloan lineage chromosome 3, rGopEvg1_v1.p, whole genome shotgun sequence genome:
tgtgggggggagtgggggatggCAGTGGGCTACGAGGAGATTGGGGTtcagtggggagagagaaatcCTGCTCTGTGGGATTGACTCCTGTTACCTCCTTATTGGGAGTGGGGTCATTGTACCAGATgtcccttccccagtcctgctctgggGCGGCTCTCTGGCAAATGGGGCACCCAGTCAGTCCCAGGCATTGGCCTGTGTCTGTGTTAGGATGGGGAAGGGTGAAGCAAcatctcccccctgccccttctgcggagGCATCAATTCTCTGTGGCCGTGGTACAGCGGGATCCTAATCCCAGCCTGTTAGAGATGAGGCCACTTCCTACCAGGGAGTGCTTCCTCTGCCTGGCTGCAGAATGGGCGGGGAGCGGCAGAGAAGAGCCTGAGAAGAGCCCTGGCTACTCGCTTAGGCCTGGCAGGGATGGCTCCTGGGATGGGGCCATGCAGATCTTCAAACACGGCTGTtttgctgggacagagggttgcaGGAGGAGGCTTGGATGTCTCTGCTTTTTCTGTCCAGGTGGGTAAAAGGGGGGGGCCTCCTGTGTTCAGTTTCCAGCTCTCAGAGGGGactggggtccagtggttagagcaggggtgggggatgggagccaggactcctgcattCATTTCCCAGGACTAGAATAAAATAAGGGTTGTTTTTATACAATGTTTGTATAGCAGCAGTGGCCAAAGGCCCGGATCCAGAATAGGAACCCAACCATCTCAGCATGCTGGCCACTGCACAGACTGAGAGAtagtcctgccccaaagagcttgcactctgagtagacaaagggtgggaggggaaactgaggcacagagcgttTTGCCCtaggtcatccagcaggccaatGACAGAGCCAGGGCCAGCACCCAACTCTCCTAATGTGATGCTTTATCcattaggcaacactgcctcccatGGTGTCTACCTCCTTTGGCTTCCCTGATGCTCTTGGCTTTAGCCTATCAATGGCTGTGGCTCCGGCTCCAGGGCTTCCCCTGATGGAGGAGGTGGGGTCTTGCTGGCCAGGCTCCTCTCTGACCCTGCTCTTGTTCCCCCACAGGTGCCCTTTGGGGAGGTGCGTCACGTCCGGGAGTGGCTGCAGATCCGTGGGCAGGTGTCTAAGCCGGCCCAGGAGCACCCCAAGAGACCTGTCCTGGGGCTGGAGTGTCCCCAGACGGAGGTGAGCGGTGCCCGCTTCTGGGGCCTCTTCCGCTCGCTGTGCACTGGCCCTGAGGCCTTCTTCCGCCGCTGCTTCGTCCACAACCACTGCCCGCTGCTCTTCATGAGCCAGAGCGGCAAGAACCTGACGCCGGCCGACCTGCCGGCCGCCCAGCGCGAGCGCCTGCTGCAGGTCTGCGACGACGGGCTGGCCCAGGCCGTGCGCCTGCTCAGTGTTGCCATGGTGATCGGCGTGGGCCGCTTTGCCGAGCAGCGGGCCCGCAAGGCCCTGGCCTCGGCTGGCCTCCAGGTCCGGGTGGAAGGCTTGATGCACCCCTCGCCTCGCAATCCCCAGGCCAACAGGGGCTGGGAGGCTATTGCCAAGGCCAGGCTGGAGGAGCTGCGTGTCTTGCCCCTGTTgacgggctgagcctggggcagggagggcaccccctgctggagacaCTCACTGGGTCTCATTCATGGCCGATGCTCCTGGCCACCtaggacatacatttctgttgCCGTTGCCACTGATTAGCGGATAACAGGAGCCCCGTCCTGAAGGCTGGGGCTTCCTGCACCAACACTACCTCCCCATACCCTCACCTGGAGTCTTGTCACCCACCATCTACATCCCCCATAgggggctgcagaggagcagccTCGGATCCTGCTCTCAACTGGTGTCTGATGGAGAAAGGGACTGCAGCCTTCAGATCCTCACGAGCTGGGGTTTGGTTCAGGCCTGTCTTCAGTTCTGCCACCTCTCTGTGGCTGGGCCCAGTCCTGGTTGGAAGGGCAAGTCAGATCCTTCCACCCTCGGCTTGTTAGAAACCGGTTCCCATGCTGCTCAGCCCCCTTAGCACTGAGATGAGCCGGTGTTTGACATCAGGAAGCAGCCTGGAGTGCtgaccaatttacaccagcccaGATCCACTCCCTTGGTGTCCTGttgtgatgggatccctggggtacgacctggaactgtgggaccgctgtgccTCCTTAAGCATGTTTTGCCAACCCCCCCAGGGGCTGTTATCATTCAGCACCAGCATGCAGAGACACACCCAGCTAAGTTGCCTGAATGGTCTCCAAGCCACTCCTGAACTATGCAGAGGGAAACACCAGCACATCTCCCaagcccccagccttgcaccccagaaatatacCGTCTTGCACTCTTCAAGACCTATTCTTGAAccatgcaagctcattaattagtttgccCCTTCGTCAAAGGATAggggacatgcaccagcctttgtaatctgagtagattccccaagcactttagaAAAACTCATTGCTAAAGATAAAACATTAAAGGAAAATCTATCTTCCTGCACTTAATAAACTTAAGTGATTGTCAGTGTTAGGCACAGAGGTCAAAGTTGGTTACATAAGAAATAAGAACAGACTTGCAATCTAAATTCTAACTTGAACAGACAAAGATTTAcatcaaacagcttttctcaccccGCTGGATGTTGCTGATaggttacagttcttaatacacaggctggaTCGCTCTctcagcctgggaccagtctcctcagttcaaaGCCTTTGTCTTCCAAgcattcttgttgccttcaggggaggagagaggacaagtgatgatgtcactgtccctttttttaaatactttcttCCAGGTGCCAcaaagatccttgctgtgacaTGGGGGTTAGGCAGCTTCCATTGCGTATGTGGCCTCTCTGAGGAGTCTTAGAGAGTGAATTcttcttgatgggccatcaacacatgTCTGGCTGGTCCTGATGTAAATCTGTCTTGTCAGCTGTTTTTTATTGCCACTGAAAGGCCGGCGGTGGGTGTTTCCCATTTACCACGTATCTCAGTTGTGACAtcgcaccccataatgctttatggaaatatgtttataaatgtatatgtgacataactggaatatgttttatgctacatatgtcatgtaacatatctctgcaaaggttatgacctactgaatatattcatcctatttttatgcatgtatcatttttgtgttcgaagttatgaatattggctgtgtacttgtctGATtataagtagccttagtaaggcatttggtcagcttcttaagaaaggaatttgcaagttaagtgcccagtcagGAAACACTTAACGGACAATGGACCTTGGAAGACtctaatccacataagaagtctatctggggatgttcaaggtagcatgtgaacatGCCAGCtgtaaagttctgagtcatgcatggacatatgaATTGCcgatgtgactccaaaactccagcTTGCAGCTGGATTCttcataggagagaggagggggtcttcacccacaagagagagtctatttaagcccctgggagatccctccattttgtctccagctggctcaagagatagcctctccacccccaaggatacctgaaagaaactggaacaaaggacagtagctACAgcggtgtgagtgattgctggacccagactagaaggaggctagtctgtaaaagaatcttactggaacatctctgagggtgagatttcatctgtaatcactttcctatggtattaggcttagacttgcatgttttattttattttgcttggtaattcactttgttctatctgttattacttggaaccacttaaatcaggggtccccaatgggGCCGCctgtgggggcatctaaatgcacttGCATGCTGGCTGGCAGTCGAAtaaccgctgaaatgccgccgaatttcggcggcacttcggcggatgctcaaccgctgccacggtccttagtctggcgcctgccagacgaaaaaggttggggaccactgacttaaatcctactttttacatgtaataaaatcactgtttacttattaattaatcctGAGAATGTATtaatgctggggggtggggggaaacagctgtgcatatctatcagtgttacagagggcaaacagtttatgagtttaccctgtataagctttatacagggtaaaatggatttattaggggtttggaccccattgggagctgggcatctgagtgttagagacaggaacacttcttaagctattttcagttaagcctgcagcttttgggggacgttgttcagacctgggtctgtgtttgtagtaggctagcgtgtctggctcgaACTAGGCAGGgcactggagtcccaagctgccagggaaaactggctcagaggtagtctcagcacatcagttggcagttcccaaggggttttctgtgatccaacccatcacatcaGTATCAAATATagagcaatacttcataacttcccaaaaAATGATAGTACATACAATTCAACAGGGTAGTAATGTTCAGTGGCTCAAGactttaaatgatacctcacaagacagaCTTTGTACCAAACATGTAATCatatcacagtggtgaatatgggtgTGCCAGACTGCTACAGAGTGTCCCACCTGTCCAGCACCCTATTTTGACctcaccagcccagcccagaatGTGGTCATGGCCTGACGTCCAGCGCCAGACACATGCTGATCATTGACTGGATGCCAAATGCAGTTTGGCACCTGTCTGCCAACCCTAGGTCTTGGGTGTCGTCATAACCCACCGGTGAGCGTATGTTACAACGTCTTCTCTGTGCTGATGCACAGCGGATGTGAGTTGTTACAGCCCCGTCCCCTGTAGAGGCTGGGCTCAAGCTGTAATGGCTTACACTGTTGGCTTGGAGGGGTCCCTGATTCAATCCCTGATGCATTGGCCAAGAGGGTGGCTATCATTTTAGCATTCACAGATGCAGCCCTGTGTAGCTAGGTTTGCAGGCTGGCTGAGAGCGAGActaacagggccacccagaggattcagggggcctgaggtctgaattgctgctgaagacctggcacttcgccggcgggtcccagggcggaaggacctcccgccgctGAATGGCTGCCGAagacccaatcctccaatttgtctaggtcactctgagtctatccctaccctccagcgtttctacctctccccgcagcttagtgtcatctgtgaacttgctgagggtgcaaaccATTccgtcatccagatcattaatgaagatgttgaacaaaaccgaccctaGGATTgactcctggggcactctgcttggggtcggtcctgaggctggttttgtAGACTTTGCTGGGGTGCTAAGCAGGAAGGGTGGATTTGATGCCCTTAAAAGTGATCTGAAAGGAGGGAAAAATAGGGTGGTGCCCCCACCCCTCATTTTGGCAGATAGCACaggcctttattttaaaaagtcttattcCCTGCTTATTATTGCATTAACAAGTCAGTTCTTGCATGTATTCCTGTTCCTGCCGGAAGTCTCTGTGGCGGGCTGGGGAGCTGTGTGACTGCAGACCCGtgcacgtgaaaccttaagtgATTGGGAGGGGAAGCAATTTTGCTTTTTTCAAtgcaagtttaattttttttgtttggttttgtccaGGCTTATTTAGCTCAAAGAGGTGTTTGGGAGAAAAGAGGTCTCTGTTAAAGATGTCATTCAGAAAGCTCCCGATTCAGCCCTCCAAGTCCTCCAGAAATGATCACACTGGACCTCTGGAGATAGGCAGCAGAGGTGGGTGTGTATATGGAGGAAACACATTCAGTCCTTTATAGGGACAAAGTCCAGTTTTATTTCCCATTCCAAGTCTCCTTTTAAAAGAAGCAGAGACAGTTCCTTGCCCTCAGGTTCCCCTCCCTCATTTCTCCCAAGTCAGTGTGCGATACATGGAAGATCTCCACTGGGGAAATTTGTATCCTCTACTTCCTTGACCTGTGTGTATACCGGGGAAGAGGGAAAGTATAATTTTCTGGAGAAAGGTGCCCTCCACACCTCACCCCACCCATTGCCTTTGAAGGATTAGCTGCGAGCTGCACGTGAGCCAGCTGCGGCGAAGATCGGAGGTTTATTCCAATCCAGGAGTATAAACATCTCTCCACTTAATAACATTTTCCAAGCTGTAATGTTGCAAATAACTCAGTGCTAAGTGCCGCTGCGCCTCTGTCTCTGGACCTTTAAGTGCTGTCAAGGCCCGGTGATGGATGGCCCGAGGCGGAGTGGACAAAAGCAATCTGCACTCTGCTGCTAACTTAATTCGCAGCCCGGGATCTGCTGGCGCAGCCGCTTAAGGATTCACATAACGTGTGGGATGCCGGATGCTTCTCCGCACCGCCTGTGGTGTCAAATCAAACATGGGGCTTTTGctcagaggggagtgggggactTGGGATGGACATGTCTTGCTGAACAGAGCCACGTCCCATTCTGGGAGTCTCACACCCCCTCGCTAGCCACTTGCAGTGGTAGAGGAAGCTTCCCTGTTAAGCTACCTCCCTCTGTGGCCTGTGGGTAGGGCACCAGATTGGACCTCAGGGCACATTGGTTCTATTCCTgggtgtgaccttgggtaagttcCTCCCCTgttcggtgcctcagtttcccttccagcCATTTGTCTgttcagactgtgagctcttcgGGGCAAGGACCATCTCTCGCTCTGTGTCTGTGTAGCGCCTGGTGCGATGGGACTGGTAGGTGGTACTTCCATGCTAATAAAGATTAGCTCAGTTCAGTGTGTGGCCTTTTAATGCCTGGGGGTTTGCGATAAGGATACCTGCGCTGCTGGGAACTGACCCCAAGCTGGCCAGCTGCTTTCCCACATCTAATGAGGCTGCTCGCCTTGTGCTGGCTTAATATCCTTACACTGTAATCTGGGGAGAAAGCGCTGTTGGAGGGGTGACCTGATGACCCAGAGATCAGCAGCACCTGGAACTATGTGAGCCTCTTTAAACGAACCCACCACTCCTGCTAAAATGGGgtgaatctcacccactcactcactccgtccctgtccctgccccttgCCAGCAGGCTGTGATGTTGCAAACACAGGCTGATTATGCACATGGGATCAGACAGAAAGCGGATCTCAGGCCCCTTGGGTGATCTACCTGTGCATGAAGTGAGGTTGGGGTCCTGTGGCAAAAATAGCTATGGGATCATGTAATTAGAGACTGTATCATAATAGAAATACATGAGGGGGGTAAACTGAGGTTGCACACaggcctcctctccccctgcagcaggaTGTGTGCATAGCACTGGTGCTGCGAGGCTGTTGAAGCCCGAGCTTTGGACCGTGCCGGCATTAGAAGGTTAAACTCACGCAAGCACCCAGCTATGCTGCACTCGCATATGCTGCGGCCTTGCCTTGCCTAGGATGTGAAGTTGGGATGGGGGAGCGGCAAGCCTGTGAGCTAACGCCATCTAATTAAGACCTAAAACTCAGGTCAAGACAAGACAAATTGTACTGGAGCATCTGCTAAGTGGGTTGAGTTAGAGCCTCGGGGCAAGCGTTTCTCTACAGAGTTACATGTGTTTAACTTAAGGTGTGATGTTAAACTCGCCCCGAAGGTGGTGTACAcattcttattttggtttaaccCACTGGTATGACAGGAGTCACCAGGTGGCACTGTTGTGCAGTCTTTTAAGTTCTTTTTCCTTCACATGGGAGCGATGTTCAGTCTTGGAAGACATGCCGCCTTGTTGTTCTGCGATGCACAGTTCTTTTAGGGGCTGCTGTTGCAAGTTGCAGGCAGCTGCTGGCGCATCAGCTGATCCACCCTAGCTAGATGCAATTGCTGGGGTGGAGCTGCTTCCTGGGAACTGGGCATTGGCATTTGAGTGGAGCTGCCGAGCAGAGGGGATTGGCTGCCCACCACTCGGGGTCACCTCTGTTCCCAGATTGGTGCATATTGTGTAAGTAAACAAATTACACCGAGAAAAAACCCACTctccatgtcactgatttcttCCCCAACAGAAAACTGACCAGCAGGCTCCCCCCATCTGCTGTACCACCCGGTTCAGGGACAATGCCAGCCTTAATTCGATTTATCTTAAGCCACAATGGGACTGTCCGCATTTGCCCTGGTTTAACTGCATGGGTGCCAGTTTGTGTAGAGCCCTGCCCTTCGACAGCTTTGCACCAGAAAGCATGGAATTTACTCCATTGAGCATTCCATGCGGAGGCATTTGTGCAGGATGACCCAATGCCCCCTTTTTTTGTGCTGCTTCacctctgtctcctctccctggACAGGGCAGCTAGCGCCTGGGCAGCTCAGGTGCTGGGATCAAAGGCACATGCACACATTTGCGATTTGCACATAACCTGCTGTCGAGGGCTGCCTTGTCTGAAATGGGATCCAGGCAGGAACGCAGCTGCCGAGAGCAAATGTTCTCAATATTTTATTACAATGCCACCCACTTAAGTGCGGAGCTGGGAGTCTGTTTAATGCTAACAACCCTATTCATCAGCTAAACAAATACAGCCGGAATTGAGACGGCTGGAAACAAATGAACCTCCCTGATAGCAAGAGCATGAGTCACCTTTGGTGCAAATCTTCCCCACTCGCCCAAGGCAGGCTACCAGTGTGATGAGCTGGGCGGGCTCTGGCAGTCTGGAAGCTCGCCCAGAAGTGGAGGAGGTTGAGGGTAGTTTGTGGGCATTAACAGCTTCCAGATCAACCAGTGAGCCAGCAGCTCGTCCCTGGAAGATCATGGTATGTTGGGTACGATCGTCCAGGCTGGGAAGCAGGGTTTCATGGACAAGTCTAGTTCATCGCTTGGCAACTAGGGGAGTAAGAGTCCAAAGCTATCCTTGAAGGGCAGAGATGTGGCTCTCCCGGAAGCCAGTGCCAGCCTCTAAAGGTGCAGTGAGAGCCAGGGTAGCCGCCCCTCTCTGCGTTGGGCTGTCAGTCTGTCCATGCTGCAGATGTTTGCTCCCAGTGTAACGTAATAGGGCACAATTGTCTGGCAGAGGCATTGTATTGGCCGTGCCAGGGAAGCCCATGCAGCGATACCCAGGGCTCTGCCTGACACAAGCTGGCCCTGCCAGTGCCTTGCATTTGTGGGCATAGTTTGGATAGTTTGAAGGGAAGAAAAGCCCAAAAGGCTCATTTAACCCCATGTTTGCCAAGCCCCATGTTTTTTGTGGGTCAGCAGTGGGGCCACGTGCACGGCTCTTTCAGAGCATATTCTGCACACCTGGGGGTGCTGGGGCACGGTGATGCTGGAGGGTGCATCTGCCGCCCACACAGCAGGCACAGCATGGGCAGCATCGTGTTACCACCCGCCCACTTCATCCATCACTGGGTCACAGACTCCTCTAGGTGTAAGGGTGAGCCTCTGGGGTCAGTCCGTCCTAGCCTCCCCCATGAGCCCATTGTGCTGGGGGGTTGTGGGACATGGTCATCTGTCTGAGGACTGAGACCCAGCAAACTCATTGCATGAGAACCACCAATTGAGGCCAAGCATGTATTGCTGCCCTGGAGGTGAAAGGCCTTGTATCCTATTCCCTAATGCCCCCGAGCCAGTGGTCCCCCCAGCGTAGGGCTCGCTTTTAACCAGTGCTCTAGAAGGAAAAGGCTCCATATCTTATACCCAGCTCCTTCTAGCCATCTAAGCCCAGTGACCTGAGCCTAGCTCAGAGTCGGCACCCTCGAGACAGAAGCCCTGTATCCCATTCCCTGACTTCGACCTGGATTGGAACTGGTGCCTCCTGTAGAGCAAAGGCCCCATATCCCATTCGCCTAACcccctctcagccagccagtccccccctGGATTGGAGCAagcgcccctagaggggaaaggcctctgTCATACCTTACTCTGtggcccctgagccagccagttcccGTTACAGCTGGATCAAAACCAATGGTCCCTAGAGGGAAAATGCCCCAAGTTTCTTTCCCCAACACCCTATGAGCCAGCCTGTCccccctggggctggatcagaaccAGTGCTTCCTAGAACAGAAAGGTCCTGTGCTCTTTTCCCTGATCCCTCCTCATTTATGACCCAGCCAGTCCCCTCTGCCACCAGTACCAATTGCAGCTGGTCCATCCTGCAGGCCGAGCTTGTTTGCCTGCCGTCTCCATTGCTCCCAGGGTTAGGCGGTTGGCACCACGGAGCCATTGGCCCAATGATGGATCCCCCAGCCCGGCTGCTCTCTCTGAGCCGAACAGTTCCCCGTCTGGACCATGGCAGAAGATGGCTCCCTTCTCCCGCTCCTTCACTCTGCTCCTGTGCAGAGGCACGGAGCTGCCCTCTCCCTCGGTGCATATGGGGTAGCACAGTATACTGAGCAGAGGAGCACGCGCAGgaagtggcagggggcagggattggggctggggatgtgggtaAGGATGGGGGTGCTGAGGTGTGTGGAGGGGTACACACAGTATTCTTGCAAGTTCATGACAACCGTGTAACCAGATGCGTGGTCTAATCACACGTGGTACAGGTCCGTACACCCCGACACACAGATAGCATGCGCACAGAAGCCCCATATACCCAGGTACAAATAAGCAGACAGTCACGGGGGAATATTGGCTAGTGGTCAgagtgcagggctggggtctGTTCCAGGCTCAGCCACTGACTTGCCGGATGGCCTGCAGCTGGATGAGATTTCAGGAGCGTGATCTGGTTAGTTTGCCAAAAGAAGATCGCAAAGTCACTTGATGACGACATAAAGGACCTTCATGGGGAGAAGCCACCAAATACTGATGCGCCCTTTGAGCTAGTGGAGAACAGCTGAACAagcaccaatggctggaagttgaagccagaccaAGTCAAATTAGTTTATCAGCGAGGCGAAGCAACCATGGGCACAAaggtggattctctgtctcttGATGGCTTCAGAACTAGATTGGAAAAGCTGCTTTAGCCAGACACAAGCTCCTGAGTAAGGGGGTGctttaatggcctgtgttatacaggtcaggCTGAATGAgctaacggtcccttctggctttacatGCTACAAAGCTATCCAGTCTCTGGC
Encoded proteins:
- the SMUG1 gene encoding single-strand selective monofunctional uracil DNA glycosylase isoform X3 → MAPGMGPCRSSNTAVLLGQRVAGGGLDVSAFSVQVPFGEVRHVREWLQIRGQVSKPAQEHPKRPVLGLECPQTEVSGARFWGLFRSLCTGPEAFFRRCFVHNHCPLLFMSQSGKNLTPADLPAAQRERLLQVCDDGLAQAVRLLSVAMVIGVGRFAEQRARKALASAGLQVRVEGLMHPSPRNPQANRGWEAIAKARLEELRVLPLLTG
- the SMUG1 gene encoding single-strand selective monofunctional uracil DNA glycosylase isoform X1, with translation MMDQPDAPLGATPVGPPFPQGGVLATQFLQAELEQNVRLRELSFLDPVCYVYNPLEYAWEPHEDYVKRYCCSPKEVLFLGMNPGPFGMAQTGVPFGEVRHVREWLQIRGQVSKPAQEHPKRPVLGLECPQTEVSGARFWGLFRSLCTGPEAFFRRCFVHNHCPLLFMSQSGKNLTPADLPAAQRERLLQVCDDGLAQAVRLLSVAMVIGVGRFAEQRARKALASAGLQVRVEGLMHPSPRNPQANRGWEAIAKARLEELRVLPLLTG
- the SMUG1 gene encoding single-strand selective monofunctional uracil DNA glycosylase isoform X2, whose translation is MLCTPMALPRGRHSPSMPHIINLPAAKGPSCFWLQVMCLLAAAWESDLRSIFLRTGTEGGRGLQVPFGEVRHVREWLQIRGQVSKPAQEHPKRPVLGLECPQTEVSGARFWGLFRSLCTGPEAFFRRCFVHNHCPLLFMSQSGKNLTPADLPAAQRERLLQVCDDGLAQAVRLLSVAMVIGVGRFAEQRARKALASAGLQVRVEGLMHPSPRNPQANRGWEAIAKARLEELRVLPLLTG